Proteins from a genomic interval of bacterium:
- a CDS encoding methyltransferase domain-containing protein — translation MKYGLWNPAVVMITRGGQHLGMTLHKLRKDYPDLPLFVCSNAPEPLPPGIAEMITDLSTYEGEVWLARQANIAAERALHSGCDPLIYMNDDIVGAKGWLEALLDGFEAHPHFAIVTAILSHWALMPSEHPIVTEIFPEGYLERLQQADARWPHMEVEKWPDDILDVIYQPWGGLDEFPKQIKLLKPWEGFILGSLMAIRREALIEQFEDCSPLFDERYKPFYCEETDLVAQMIVKGMEFAVVPGAFGHHWVGPSIHESIKDKPGSWEEGALKSREAFHEKWQGAMFKKWHSGWRWCSEWDRNAFAQIFPNYWMTGEAQVRRRAEKSKLMVEKLLRPGGKLLDAGCGGGTWYKFLTEAGLNPSQYLGLDSSRKMLWFARDHNPTGRFKYGWLQEPGFPENHFDAAMLIDIIQHPPTAEAGKPDAWPAIAHDYAVSVISALRRVTRGPILIRTWVDGESSQNEPQGYCTEFNNIRWARKDVLAIIAQAIGPVEVEALDDGFFIIPPK, via the coding sequence GAAGTACGGGCTTTGGAATCCAGCAGTCGTGATGATCACCCGGGGCGGGCAACACTTGGGCATGACGCTCCACAAACTGCGGAAGGACTACCCGGACCTTCCGCTCTTCGTTTGTTCGAATGCGCCGGAACCCCTGCCGCCAGGGATCGCGGAGATGATCACCGATCTCTCGACCTATGAGGGAGAAGTGTGGCTGGCGCGCCAGGCAAATATCGCGGCAGAGCGCGCTCTCCATTCCGGCTGTGACCCCCTGATCTACATGAATGACGACATCGTGGGGGCCAAGGGGTGGCTGGAGGCGCTGCTGGATGGCTTCGAGGCCCATCCTCACTTCGCTATCGTGACGGCGATTCTGTCTCACTGGGCGCTGATGCCGAGTGAGCATCCCATTGTGACGGAGATTTTCCCGGAGGGCTACCTGGAGCGGTTGCAGCAGGCGGACGCCCGGTGGCCGCACATGGAGGTCGAGAAGTGGCCCGATGATATTCTCGATGTCATCTATCAGCCGTGGGGCGGGCTGGACGAGTTCCCCAAGCAGATCAAACTGCTCAAGCCCTGGGAGGGCTTCATCCTCGGCTCCCTGATGGCGATCCGGCGCGAGGCGTTGATCGAGCAGTTCGAGGATTGCAGCCCACTCTTCGATGAGCGATACAAGCCGTTCTACTGCGAGGAGACGGACCTGGTCGCCCAGATGATTGTCAAGGGCATGGAGTTCGCGGTGGTGCCGGGCGCTTTCGGCCACCACTGGGTTGGGCCGAGCATCCATGAATCAATCAAGGACAAACCGGGTTCATGGGAAGAGGGCGCGCTCAAGTCGCGGGAGGCTTTTCACGAGAAGTGGCAAGGGGCGATGTTCAAGAAATGGCATTCAGGGTGGCGATGGTGCAGCGAATGGGACCGGAATGCCTTTGCCCAGATCTTCCCCAACTATTGGATGACCGGCGAAGCGCAGGTGCGACGGCGGGCGGAGAAGAGCAAACTGATGGTCGAGAAATTGCTTCGCCCGGGCGGGAAGTTGCTGGATGCCGGGTGCGGGGGTGGGACCTGGTACAAGTTCCTGACCGAGGCCGGGTTGAATCCCAGCCAATACCTCGGCCTGGACTCCAGCCGTAAGATGCTCTGGTTCGCCCGCGACCACAACCCGACCGGCCGATTCAAGTACGGGTGGCTGCAGGAGCCGGGATTCCCGGAGAACCATTTCGACGCGGCGATGCTGATTGACATCATCCAGCATCCGCCGACAGCGGAAGCCGGCAAGCCGGACGCCTGGCCGGCTATCGCCCATGACTATGCGGTGTCGGTGATCTCCGCCCTGCGTCGAGTGACCAGGGGGCCGATTCTGATTCGCACCTGGGTGGATGGCGAGAGTTCGCAGAACGAGCCGCAGGGCTATTGCACGGAGTTCAACAACATCCGCTGGGCGCGGAAAGATGTCCTGGCGATCATCGCGCAGGCAATCGGGCCGGTCGAAGTCGAGGCTCTGGACGATGGGTTCTTCATCATCCCGCCCAAATAG